The Candidatus Dependentiae bacterium genome includes a window with the following:
- a CDS encoding HAD-IA family hydrolase, producing the protein MQADITSIIFDIGGVLLDGNAHSLLQELDLPDDEKTRLVDFTKSEAWRCWDAGKITQGDLVALGDNRPALKALLSLFLSANRAFIDETWQMVNELRGRGYKLYILSNFSHESYETFVLGRPEFFNLFDGIVCSSKHGKIKPDPEIYLELFYRFKIDPANALFIDDSWENIDAGQKIGLKGLHYQPGTLKEKLADMLFERRQLKKYRF; encoded by the coding sequence ATGCAAGCAGATATTACATCAATTATTTTTGATATTGGAGGAGTTCTGCTTGACGGCAATGCCCATTCGTTACTTCAGGAGCTTGATTTGCCAGACGATGAAAAAACGAGATTAGTAGATTTTACCAAATCTGAAGCGTGGCGATGCTGGGATGCTGGAAAAATAACGCAAGGTGATCTGGTCGCCTTGGGAGATAATCGACCGGCGCTTAAGGCCTTGCTATCACTTTTTTTAAGTGCCAATCGAGCATTTATCGATGAAACCTGGCAAATGGTTAATGAGTTGAGAGGCCGAGGATATAAGCTGTATATTTTATCTAATTTTTCCCATGAAAGTTATGAAACATTCGTTCTTGGACGACCCGAGTTTTTTAATCTTTTTGATGGGATTGTTTGTTCATCAAAACATGGAAAAATTAAACCGGATCCAGAGATTTATTTAGAGCTTTTTTATCGCTTTAAAATTGACCCTGCAAATGCACTGTTTATTGATGATTCTTGGGAAAATATCGATGCTGGCCAGAAGATTGGGCTTAAAGGGCTTCATTATCAGCCTGGAACGCTCAAAGAAAAGCTCGCTGACATGCTATTTGAAAGAAGGCAATTAAAAAAATACCGCTTTTAA
- the efp gene encoding elongation factor P: MISAGDFRKGTKILYKGEPYMVVDFQWTKPGKGGAYVKARMKNMISGLIHEDTFRSGEKLPQPDLEYRQMQFLYREGDIYHFLDQESYEQFSFNKDQVDEALPYMKEEIIYTILFFSERPIAVTPPLFVQLKVKETPPGVRGDTAQGGATKPATMETGLVLQVPLFVNEGETLKVDTRDGSYIERVQA; this comes from the coding sequence GTGATTTCGGCAGGCGATTTTCGTAAAGGGACAAAAATTCTCTATAAAGGTGAGCCCTACATGGTTGTTGACTTTCAATGGACCAAGCCCGGCAAGGGCGGTGCATACGTCAAAGCCAGAATGAAAAATATGATAAGCGGCCTCATCCATGAGGATACGTTCCGTTCAGGCGAAAAGCTTCCGCAGCCAGATCTTGAATATCGCCAAATGCAATTTCTCTATAGAGAGGGCGATATTTATCATTTTCTTGATCAAGAATCGTATGAACAATTTTCATTCAATAAAGATCAAGTTGATGAAGCGCTTCCCTATATGAAAGAAGAGATTATCTATACCATTCTTTTCTTCTCTGAGCGTCCGATTGCGGTCACTCCGCCACTCTTTGTTCAGTTGAAGGTAAAAGAAACGCCACCTGGCGTTCGGGGCGATACCGCTCAAGGCGGCGCGACCAAGCCGGCGACAATGGAAACGGGATTAGTATTGCAAGTGCCTTTGTTTGTCAACGAGGGCGAAACACTCAAAGTTGATACCAGAGACGGCAGCTATATCGAACGTGTACAAGCATAA
- the murI gene encoding glutamate racemase, which yields MIRKRIGVFDSGIGGLTVLQELMNSYAADYFYVADTANLPYGNKTAEQIKLFSAQIVSFLITKQIDVCIIACHTSSAIALDDLHHLFPELKIIGVMNRVCQVAAAQTKTGQIGIIATPATIDRHAHKQMLLSLNNQFSIIEQACPELVPTIEAAKIDREKIKVLLEEYLAPMKTHSIDTLIIGCTHYALIKDEINYVLGDNVTLISADETLALANFYPNEENATFPSSLECFVTGDKNSFEQKASAILTTKISAVYVNFSKNPEPTSLGHKIL from the coding sequence TTGATAAGAAAAAGAATTGGCGTATTTGATTCAGGAATCGGCGGGCTAACTGTTCTTCAAGAATTAATGAATTCGTATGCTGCCGATTATTTTTATGTAGCAGATACCGCGAATCTACCCTATGGAAATAAAACAGCTGAGCAGATAAAACTTTTTAGCGCTCAAATAGTTTCATTCTTAATAACAAAACAAATAGATGTTTGTATCATCGCCTGCCACACTTCATCTGCCATCGCGCTTGACGATCTGCATCACTTATTTCCCGAACTAAAAATAATTGGCGTGATGAACAGAGTCTGCCAAGTAGCCGCCGCGCAAACAAAAACGGGGCAAATTGGCATCATTGCCACGCCCGCCACCATTGATCGCCATGCTCACAAACAAATGCTCTTGTCCCTCAATAATCAGTTTTCGATTATTGAACAAGCATGCCCTGAATTAGTACCGACTATTGAAGCAGCAAAAATTGATAGAGAAAAAATTAAAGTATTACTTGAAGAATATTTAGCACCGATGAAAACTCATTCGATTGATACGCTTATTATAGGCTGCACCCATTACGCGCTCATAAAAGATGAAATTAACTATGTTTTGGGTGATAACGTTACATTAATTTCCGCCGATGAAACGCTCGCGCTTGCAAATTTTTACCCAAATGAAGAGAATGCAACTTTTCCCTCGTCGCTCGAATGTTTTGTGACTGGAGATAAAAATTCTTTTGAGCAAAAGGCTTCGGCCATTTTGACAACAAAAATAAGCGCAGTGTACGTAAATTTTTCAAAAAACCCTGAGCCTACCAGTCTCGGCCATAAAATTTTATAA
- the ndk gene encoding nucleoside-diphosphate kinase: MERTLAIIKPDAVAAKNSGKIIDLIENNGFTIVAMEKKQLSTKQAQEFYAVHKERPFFGEMTTFISSAPVVIMALEKNNAIKAWRDLMGATDPKKAEAHTVRAQFATDIGKNAVHGSDAPETAAEEIAFFFPHLKK, translated from the coding sequence ATGGAAAGAACACTCGCTATTATTAAACCGGATGCAGTTGCGGCGAAAAACAGCGGAAAAATCATCGATCTTATTGAGAACAATGGTTTTACGATCGTCGCAATGGAAAAAAAACAATTGAGCACAAAACAAGCTCAAGAGTTTTATGCGGTTCATAAGGAAAGACCGTTCTTTGGAGAAATGACGACGTTCATTTCTTCAGCGCCGGTTGTTATTATGGCACTTGAAAAAAATAATGCGATAAAAGCATGGCGTGATTTGATGGGAGCAACCGATCCTAAAAAAGCGGAAGCTCACACAGTTCGCGCGCAGTTTGCCACCGATATTGGCAAAAATGCAGTGCATGGTTCTGATGCGCCTGAAACGGCTGCAGAAGAAATTGCATTCTTCTTTCCGCATTTAAAAAAATAA
- a CDS encoding 30S ribosomal protein S1, whose amino-acid sequence MSKELMRPQQYRKVQTSWAQDESIQLNQDQQTELASLYESQTDKLSQGKIVTGKVIRADNDGVLVDIGFKSYGLIPPYEFNKMDLQKITPGTDIEVLLEDLENVDGNVSLSYEQAKALRAWDTIMKLFEEGKPVEGIVTHKVKGGLSVDIGIPAFLPGSQVDLQRVADFDQFVGQPITAYIIKVNKKRGNVIISRRKFLNELRSESRKKILGTLSENQVIQGVVKNITNYGVFIDIGGVDGLLHITDMTWGRIAHPSELVRIGDKITVKVLSFDKDNEKISLGMKQLTENPWDKVAGGLAIGAKVKGKISSIADYGFFVEIAKGVEGLVHISEISWTDRIENLHKHFKVGDEVEAVIVSIDKENRRMSLSIKQLQDNPWKQVSEKFKIGQTIKGPITNITDFGIFIQLMPGIDGLVHISDLSWTEHIAHPADVYKRGQEVEAVILGIDEQNKRVSLGIKQLTQDPWATIEQQYPVGSIVEGEVSKIINFGAFVKLPNGIEGLVHISELSDQNIEKVEDVLKVGQKSEFRVIKITKEDHKLGLSLKTKEEPVEREVQSSRHQMPREKPAMMKKPSKMRTEEPAIKPKSLLQIELEKHAARQKSGDDKE is encoded by the coding sequence ATGTCCAAAGAATTAATGCGCCCGCAGCAGTACCGCAAAGTACAAACGTCATGGGCACAAGACGAATCAATCCAACTCAATCAAGATCAACAAACCGAACTTGCTTCCTTGTATGAAAGCCAAACAGATAAGCTTTCTCAAGGAAAAATCGTTACCGGAAAAGTTATTCGCGCCGATAATGATGGCGTTCTTGTGGATATTGGATTCAAATCATACGGACTTATTCCTCCGTATGAATTTAATAAAATGGATTTGCAAAAAATCACTCCCGGCACCGATATTGAAGTGTTGCTTGAAGATTTAGAAAACGTTGATGGTAACGTCAGCCTTTCTTATGAACAAGCTAAGGCGCTTCGTGCATGGGATACTATTATGAAGCTCTTTGAAGAAGGCAAACCTGTTGAAGGTATTGTTACTCACAAAGTTAAAGGTGGCTTGAGCGTTGATATTGGTATTCCGGCATTCTTGCCTGGTTCACAAGTTGATTTGCAACGTGTTGCTGATTTTGATCAATTTGTTGGTCAGCCAATTACCGCTTACATTATTAAGGTTAATAAAAAACGTGGAAACGTTATTATTTCCCGTCGCAAATTCCTTAATGAGTTGCGTTCCGAATCTCGCAAGAAGATCTTGGGTACACTCTCTGAAAACCAAGTTATTCAAGGCGTTGTCAAAAATATTACGAATTACGGAGTATTTATCGACATCGGCGGCGTGGACGGATTGCTTCATATTACCGACATGACCTGGGGCCGCATTGCTCACCCAAGCGAACTTGTTCGCATCGGTGACAAAATTACGGTAAAAGTCCTTTCGTTTGATAAAGATAACGAGAAGATTTCTCTTGGCATGAAGCAGCTTACAGAAAATCCATGGGATAAAGTTGCTGGCGGTCTTGCTATTGGCGCGAAAGTCAAAGGTAAGATTTCAAGCATCGCTGACTATGGTTTCTTTGTCGAGATCGCAAAAGGCGTTGAAGGCTTGGTCCACATTTCAGAAATTTCATGGACCGACCGCATCGAGAATTTGCATAAGCATTTCAAAGTAGGCGATGAGGTTGAAGCGGTTATTGTTTCGATCGATAAAGAAAATCGTCGCATGTCGCTCAGCATTAAACAGCTGCAAGATAATCCTTGGAAACAAGTGAGCGAGAAATTCAAAATTGGTCAAACTATTAAAGGGCCAATCACGAATATTACCGATTTCGGTATCTTCATTCAGTTAATGCCAGGAATCGACGGCCTTGTTCATATTTCGGATCTTTCATGGACCGAGCACATTGCGCATCCTGCTGACGTTTATAAACGCGGACAAGAAGTTGAAGCGGTTATTTTGGGCATTGATGAACAAAATAAGCGTGTATCACTTGGCATCAAGCAACTAACGCAAGATCCATGGGCAACAATTGAACAACAATATCCAGTTGGCAGCATCGTTGAAGGTGAAGTTTCAAAAATCATCAACTTCGGCGCATTCGTTAAACTTCCAAATGGTATTGAAGGGCTTGTACACATTTCAGAACTTTCAGATCAAAATATCGAAAAAGTAGAAGATGTGCTTAAAGTCGGCCAAAAGAGCGAGTTCCGCGTTATCAAGATCACCAAAGAAGATCATAAACTTGGTTTGAGCTTGAAAACAAAAGAAGAACCTGTAGAAAGAGAAGTTCAATCTTCTCGCCATCAAATGCCGCGTGAAAAACCGGCAATGATGAAAAAGCCAAGCAAAATGCGCACAGAAGAACCGGCTATCAAGCCAAAATCTCTCTTGCAAATTGAGCTTGAAAAGCATGCAGCTCGTCAAAAATCTGGCGATGATAAGGAATAA
- a CDS encoding DUF1328 domain-containing protein encodes MIGLIILFLLLAGATGFLGFFTTMFVGAGLLIVKVLFFIFVISFIASVIRHLMAPPPPHHHHK; translated from the coding sequence ATGATCGGATTAATTATTTTATTCCTGCTTTTGGCAGGTGCGACCGGATTTTTGGGTTTTTTCACGACGATGTTTGTAGGTGCAGGACTGCTTATTGTCAAAGTTCTGTTTTTTATCTTCGTCATTTCATTTATAGCTTCAGTGATTCGCCATCTAATGGCGCCACCCCCACCACACCATCACCACAAATAG
- a CDS encoding DEAD/DEAH box helicase — MSTNSLGSFNDFSLHAQIKQALTSLGLTTPTPIQAQALPVLLDNSRTHFHGQAQTGTGKTLAFGLPLLQDIDPAIRKVQALVVAPTRELADQIYQSLIQVARYRGISIVPIYGGMPIDRQMRELNAKPHLVIGTPGRLNDHIQRRTLSLADIKIVVLDEADTMLDMGFKDEVEEIINMTPANRSIWLFSATVKSGISDLMKSHMPNPVSVRINSTSIANASTKQFYAVVSRRQRFEALSRILESEEDMYGFIFCPTKIITGEVAELLGKRGYKAKPIHGDMSQSARNQVIKGFKNREFSFLVATDVAARGIDVAGITHVINYGLPEDQESYIHRIGRTGRAGKEGVAITIIDPQMRYRVNSLARRYNVTIEPMSLPTAEEINQKRVQKIYTAITQQARKELSKPAEVALSEQLSSLSQGELIKALVSCSQQLYGAVAQEGEDLNVAPSSDDRGGDRSYRPRRFGGGFSGNRGGGRRSSGGFGGGRSGSSRGFSRRIYEA; from the coding sequence ATGAGTACAAATTCTCTTGGTTCTTTTAACGATTTTTCTCTCCACGCGCAGATTAAACAGGCTCTTACAAGCCTTGGTTTAACCACGCCAACCCCTATTCAAGCTCAAGCTCTTCCTGTGCTTCTTGATAATTCACGCACCCATTTCCACGGGCAAGCGCAAACAGGTACAGGTAAAACGCTCGCTTTTGGTTTACCACTTTTACAGGATATTGATCCTGCTATAAGAAAAGTACAGGCACTGGTTGTTGCGCCAACTCGCGAATTGGCCGATCAAATTTATCAAAGTTTGATTCAGGTAGCACGCTATCGCGGCATTTCTATTGTTCCTATTTATGGCGGTATGCCTATTGATCGCCAAATGAGAGAGCTTAATGCAAAGCCTCATCTTGTTATTGGAACACCGGGTCGTCTTAACGATCATATTCAACGCCGTACGCTCAGCTTGGCCGACATTAAAATAGTCGTTCTTGATGAAGCAGATACGATGCTTGATATGGGTTTTAAAGATGAAGTTGAAGAAATTATTAACATGACCCCAGCAAATCGCAGTATTTGGTTGTTTTCTGCAACGGTGAAATCAGGAATTAGCGATTTAATGAAATCGCATATGCCAAACCCTGTTTCGGTTCGCATTAACTCAACCAGCATTGCAAACGCAAGCACCAAGCAGTTTTATGCTGTCGTTTCTCGCCGTCAACGCTTTGAAGCACTTTCTCGTATTCTTGAAAGTGAAGAAGATATGTACGGCTTCATTTTCTGCCCAACAAAAATTATTACAGGCGAAGTTGCCGAATTACTCGGTAAACGTGGCTACAAAGCAAAGCCTATTCATGGCGATATGAGCCAATCTGCAAGAAATCAGGTTATTAAAGGATTTAAAAATCGCGAATTCAGCTTTTTAGTAGCAACCGACGTTGCAGCTCGCGGAATCGACGTTGCCGGTATTACCCACGTTATTAACTATGGCCTTCCTGAAGATCAAGAAAGCTATATTCACCGTATCGGCAGAACTGGCCGTGCAGGAAAAGAAGGCGTAGCAATTACTATTATTGATCCGCAAATGCGCTATCGTGTTAATTCGCTCGCGCGTCGTTATAATGTAACTATTGAACCGATGTCGCTTCCTACGGCTGAAGAAATAAACCAAAAACGTGTACAAAAAATTTACACAGCAATTACTCAGCAAGCTAGAAAAGAACTTTCAAAGCCAGCTGAAGTTGCACTCTCTGAGCAACTATCATCACTTTCTCAAGGTGAACTGATCAAAGCGCTTGTGAGCTGCTCGCAGCAACTTTATGGTGCAGTAGCCCAAGAAGGTGAAGATCTTAATGTCGCTCCTTCAAGCGATGATCGCGGTGGCGATCGTTCATACCGCCCAAGAAGATTTGGCGGTGGATTTAGCGGCAACAGAGGCGGCGGACGTCGTAGCAGCGGTGGCTTTGGCGGTGGTCGCAGTGGCAGCAGCCGAGGTTTTAGCAGAAGAATCTACGAAGCGTAA
- a CDS encoding family 1 glycosylhydrolase, whose protein sequence is MKQRKNRMMIIALCAINLFTAMTHAVEEYRNWDNILISEETLNFPKDFVWGTASSDFQIAGNQTANGKFSENNWTRDKFRPQPGIAADHWNRYEEDIENIAKAGMRHYRFSVDWSKIEPKKGEIDQDAMDHYAAIARECKKRNIEPIVCLFHHVWPTWFADQGAFEKIENKEDFKNFAYYVQKNMQSAGVHWWMTYNEPVGVVLESYLRGKLPPGQVGHLIKAGQVLRNMLNTHVEISQEFKKNDKDAKFGIAHIMQPLNPYHDYNPLEKSICSYFGGLNNDTIIEFFKTGKFNWGGLVKDENKAAPASIDYFGLNYYTHSLIKQNMKKTAIAFGASSLAITGLVQKGLIKPSTGLGLGVISAIVSSCLSLSVKSHREGTSASDEKQIYPEGLRGCIEKASSAGKPIYITENGISDRSGDKREEYIKKHLYIVSEAIKDGYDIRGYHYWSFMDHFSWSTAGFKKKYGIYEVDYEGNTLTRTLRENAKWFVALMRKHTGMNPIN, encoded by the coding sequence ATGAAACAGAGAAAAAATAGAATGATGATCATAGCGCTGTGCGCGATTAATCTTTTTACGGCAATGACGCATGCTGTTGAAGAGTATCGAAATTGGGATAATATTCTAATTTCCGAAGAAACGCTTAATTTTCCCAAAGATTTTGTGTGGGGCACTGCATCATCCGATTTTCAAATTGCGGGAAATCAAACTGCCAATGGAAAGTTTTCTGAAAATAATTGGACCCGTGATAAATTTCGCCCACAGCCGGGCATTGCGGCAGATCATTGGAATCGATACGAAGAAGATATAGAAAATATTGCAAAGGCCGGAATGCGCCACTATAGATTTTCTGTAGATTGGTCGAAAATCGAACCGAAAAAAGGTGAGATCGATCAAGATGCTATGGATCACTATGCTGCTATCGCGCGTGAGTGTAAAAAAAGAAATATTGAGCCAATTGTTTGTCTATTTCATCATGTTTGGCCTACGTGGTTTGCCGATCAAGGTGCATTTGAAAAAATAGAAAACAAAGAAGATTTCAAAAATTTCGCATATTATGTGCAAAAAAATATGCAATCTGCTGGCGTGCATTGGTGGATGACATACAATGAGCCAGTTGGAGTTGTACTCGAATCGTACTTACGCGGCAAATTGCCACCTGGGCAAGTTGGGCATTTAATAAAAGCAGGGCAAGTTTTGCGTAATATGCTTAATACGCACGTTGAAATATCGCAAGAGTTCAAGAAAAATGACAAAGATGCTAAATTCGGTATCGCCCATATTATGCAGCCACTCAATCCTTATCATGATTACAATCCGCTTGAAAAATCTATATGCAGTTATTTTGGTGGCTTAAATAATGATACAATTATTGAATTTTTCAAAACCGGTAAATTCAATTGGGGCGGATTGGTTAAAGATGAAAATAAAGCTGCTCCGGCCTCGATCGATTATTTTGGTTTAAATTACTATACGCATAGTTTGATTAAACAAAATATGAAAAAAACAGCAATCGCGTTTGGCGCAAGCAGTTTGGCAATTACTGGGCTTGTGCAAAAGGGATTGATTAAACCATCAACCGGATTAGGCCTGGGCGTTATTTCGGCCATTGTGAGCTCATGTTTGAGTTTATCGGTTAAATCCCATCGCGAGGGAACATCTGCTTCTGATGAAAAACAAATTTATCCAGAAGGGTTGAGAGGGTGTATTGAAAAAGCATCTTCTGCGGGTAAACCAATCTACATAACTGAAAACGGTATTAGTGATCGTTCTGGTGATAAACGCGAAGAATATATCAAAAAGCATCTTTATATTGTTTCAGAAGCAATTAAGGATGGTTATGATATTCGTGGCTATCATTATTGGAGCTTCATGGATCATTTTAGCTGGAGCACTGCAGGTTTTAAGAAAAAATATGGAATTTATGAAGTTGATTACGAAGGTAATACATTAACTCGTACATTACGCGAAAATGCAAAATGGTTTGTTGCACTGATGCGTAAACATACTGGCATGAATCCGATTAATTAA
- a CDS encoding glycoside hydrolase family 1 protein, with protein sequence MMKNKLIVILMALNFIAPTSDAIEDYWNWNELSYNYDASRFPAGFLWGTGSSAFQLEGNQTARGEFSQNSWTRETFRPQPGIGCDHWNRYKDDIKLMSQAGIKIYRFSVDWSKIEPQEGIWDQDALDHYVDIARECLRQKIIPVVCLHHFVIPCWFADLGGFEKVENAYYFDRFAHYVFDAMMPIGVHWWMTFNEPTVVVLEGYLRGNLAPSKSGYLIKAGHVLKNMLDAHVRIAKVFHQKDKYAEIGIAHVMQPLHPYHDYNPLENAICSYFGKLTNETILEFFKTGHFNWGSLVKSYNPEASESIDYMGLNYYTHIIIKQDQKKSLIAAAAGGALFIALAITGVINQSTALLLSPLLLAASFLGLSSGAHREFEKINHGKSMYPEGLYACIEKAAAVGKPIYITENGVSDREGTIRDEFIKKHLYVISKAIKDGFDVRGYFYWCFINGFEWNEGYAEHYGLCDVDYENKTCERMLSENAKPFINLMREHAARA encoded by the coding sequence ATGATGAAAAATAAATTAATAGTTATTCTAATGGCTCTTAATTTTATTGCACCAACAAGTGACGCAATCGAAGATTATTGGAACTGGAATGAGCTTTCATATAATTATGATGCATCAAGATTTCCCGCTGGTTTTCTATGGGGAACTGGGTCTTCGGCATTTCAGCTTGAAGGAAATCAAACGGCGCGCGGCGAATTTTCCCAAAATTCCTGGACTCGTGAAACTTTCCGGCCTCAGCCAGGAATTGGCTGCGATCATTGGAACCGATACAAAGATGATATTAAATTAATGAGCCAAGCAGGTATTAAGATATATCGATTCTCCGTAGATTGGTCCAAGATAGAACCACAAGAAGGTATTTGGGATCAAGATGCTTTGGATCATTACGTTGATATTGCGCGCGAATGTTTACGCCAAAAAATTATACCTGTTGTCTGCTTACACCATTTTGTAATTCCTTGCTGGTTTGCCGACCTTGGTGGTTTTGAAAAAGTAGAAAATGCATATTACTTTGATAGATTTGCGCATTATGTTTTTGACGCAATGATGCCGATTGGTGTTCATTGGTGGATGACATTCAATGAGCCAACGGTAGTTGTTCTGGAAGGATATTTACGCGGCAATTTGGCACCGAGCAAAAGTGGGTATTTAATAAAAGCGGGCCATGTTTTAAAAAATATGTTGGACGCTCATGTGCGTATAGCAAAAGTATTTCATCAAAAAGACAAATACGCAGAAATTGGTATTGCGCATGTGATGCAGCCACTTCATCCTTATCATGATTATAATCCTCTTGAGAATGCGATATGTAGTTATTTTGGAAAGTTAACGAATGAAACAATACTTGAATTTTTCAAAACTGGTCATTTTAATTGGGGATCACTCGTAAAATCTTATAACCCAGAAGCATCTGAATCTATCGATTATATGGGCCTCAATTATTATACGCATATAATTATCAAACAAGATCAAAAAAAATCTTTGATTGCCGCAGCAGCTGGCGGCGCTTTATTTATTGCTCTTGCAATTACAGGCGTTATTAATCAATCAACCGCATTGCTTCTTTCTCCTCTGTTGCTTGCGGCAAGTTTTTTAGGATTATCTTCGGGTGCTCATCGTGAATTTGAAAAAATTAATCACGGGAAATCTATGTATCCTGAAGGTCTTTATGCATGTATAGAAAAAGCTGCAGCGGTTGGAAAGCCGATCTATATCACCGAAAATGGCGTGAGTGATCGTGAGGGAACGATCCGCGATGAATTTATTAAAAAGCATCTTTATGTCATTTCAAAAGCTATAAAAGATGGTTTTGATGTTCGCGGCTATTTTTATTGGTGTTTCATTAACGGTTTTGAGTGGAATGAAGGTTATGCGGAGCATTATGGTCTTTGTGACGTCGATTACGAAAATAAAACCTGTGAACGCATGCTCTCTGAAAATGCAAAACCGTTTATTAATCTAATGCGTGAACACGCAGCGCGTGCATAA